The Scyliorhinus canicula chromosome 20, sScyCan1.1, whole genome shotgun sequence genome has a window encoding:
- the LOC119955233 gene encoding MANSC domain-containing protein 4-like yields MVLSLLLLFPVFQGSVCGCRSAVFRSSCWMRRFPGVLIDLPLSGGRGANLLIDYSAKSARQCGSYCCLRHHGTCNMAIFNFAQGQGNSNCFHLNCPSQESCIMRRQAGFILLNVTKGEDPDLLIFGKGRSKGRESGFRSSANISRFNHSEYLGLDKQRLYSSSVSLPAQAPLPTSNRDRPASLPPQTTLPSPLTPAVGTDFQNNPSGTNSSRISSTGPPDAPAFAEGEVTRGSAPQVIELPTRPWTTAFAEGSAHVTASSNLLPLNPANPTAGSSGKNSNIGGTTAPLGSEALLTSWLIVSLIILSCVYPLLWVAAWSRRKRGDYGPLQQAGTG; encoded by the exons ATGgtcctgtctctgctgctgctattCCCGGTTTTCCAGGGATCAGTTTGCGGGTGTCGGTCGGCAGTATTCCGCAGCAGCTGTTGGATGCGCCGTTTTCCGGGGGTGCTGATAGATCTGCCGCTTTCCGGGGGCAGAGGTGCCAACCTGCTGATTGATTACAGCGCCAAGAGCGCCCGCCAGTGTGGCAGCTACTGCTGCCTCCGCCACCATG GGACATGTAATATGGCCATTTTCAACTTTGCTCAAGGTCAGGGCAATTCCAACTGTTTTCACCTCAACTGCCCAAGTCAGGAAAGTTGCATCATGAGAAGGCAGGCTGGTTTTATCCTGCTTAACGTTACAAAGG GAGAGGATCCAGATTTGCTCATTTTTGGAAAGGGTCGCAGTAAAGGCAGAGAGTCAGGCTTCCGTTCCTCTGCCAATATATCAAGATTCAATCATTCAGAATATCTCGGTTTGGACAAACAACGCCTTTACAGCAGCTCCGTCTCTCTTCCAGCACAAGCACCTCTTCCCACCTCCAACAGGGACAGGCCTGCCTCACTCCCACCACAGACAACACTTCCTTCCCCACTGACCCCGGCGGTAGGCACCGATTTCCAGAACAATCCCAGCGGCACAAACAGCAGCCGAATCAGCTCGACGGGGCCACCAGATGCTCCAGCCTTCGCCGAGGGCGAAGTGACCCGGGGCAGCGCACCACAAGTCATCGAGTTGCCGACCCGCCCCTGGACCACTGCGTTTGCTGAAGGATCTGCTCATGTCACAGCGAGTTCTAACCTCCTCCCTCTGAACCCAGCAAACCCCACTGCGGGGTCCTCTGGAAAGAACAGCAATATTGGTGGGACCACAGCCCCACTGGGCTCGGAGGCTTTGCTGACGTCCTGGTTGATCGTTTCATTAATCATATTGAGTTGTGTGTACCCTCTGCTGTGGGTAGCAGCCTGGTCCAGGAGGAAGAGGGGTGACTATGGACCACTCCAGCAAGCTGGTACTGGCTAG